In a single window of the Zea mays cultivar B73 chromosome 5, Zm-B73-REFERENCE-NAM-5.0, whole genome shotgun sequence genome:
- the LOC100278075 gene encoding uncharacterized protein LOC100278075 → MQRGSMLAMPSARSFGAAGWWRVSRDASAVHKKEGKSYRQGKAKPFFQVSLSPSKSFYVFGGGGNRSLLTGLLILSGHVSVCVCDCVLHLRVDLQLE, encoded by the coding sequence ATGCAGCGAGGAAGCATGCTTGCCATGCCGTCCGCCCGGAGCTTCGGCGCCGCGGGCTGGTGGCGTGTGAGCAGGGATGCTTCGGCGGTGCACAAGAAAGAAGGCAAGTCTTATCGGCAAGGGAAGGCTAAGCCTTTCTTCCAGGTCTCCCTCTCTCCATCTAAATCATTCTATGTGTTTGGAGGAGGGGGCAATCGATCGTTACTTACTGGTCTCCTGATCCTTAGCGGTCATgtctctgtgtgtgtgtgtgactgTGTGCTCCATCTCCGTGTTGATTTACAGCTAGAATAA